One window of the Granulicella arctica genome contains the following:
- a CDS encoding HAD-IA family hydrolase, translated as MAAIKTIFWDLGGVVLTNGWDRDQRARVLTSLQVDLADYESRHDAANFFWERGLSTAYDFFAKTVFHADQPSRDFSYDELWSLVCAESKVLHPECIDILGKLYDARTYSLATLNNESRELNAHRLDAFRLRPYFDFFICSGYVHEMKPHVDIYRAAIEISGQAAEQTLFIDDKQENCDAAVSLGMQAIRFQSPRQLIADLAQLGIEAA; from the coding sequence GTGGCTGCAATTAAGACGATCTTCTGGGATCTTGGCGGCGTTGTCCTCACAAATGGGTGGGATAGGGACCAGCGTGCCCGAGTGTTGACGTCGTTGCAGGTCGATCTGGCAGACTACGAGTCGCGACATGATGCGGCAAACTTCTTCTGGGAGCGCGGACTTTCAACTGCATACGACTTCTTTGCGAAGACGGTTTTTCACGCTGACCAACCGTCGCGTGACTTCAGTTACGACGAACTGTGGTCGCTGGTCTGTGCGGAGAGCAAGGTGCTGCATCCAGAGTGCATCGATATTTTAGGAAAGCTTTATGACGCGCGGACGTACTCGCTGGCAACGCTCAACAATGAGTCTCGCGAATTAAATGCGCACCGGCTTGACGCCTTCAGACTGCGTCCCTACTTCGATTTCTTTATCTGTTCGGGCTATGTCCATGAGATGAAGCCACACGTTGATATCTACCGAGCGGCGATTGAAATCTCGGGCCAGGCAGCGGAACAGACGCTCTTTATCGATGACAAGCAGGAGAACTGTGATGCTGCAGTCTCGCTTGGCATGCAGGCAATTCGTTTTCAATCACCGCGGCAACTCATTGCCGATCTCGCACAGCTTGGTATCGAGGCCGCGTGA
- a CDS encoding oxidoreductase — translation MTSTQTRTWFITGASTGFGRLLAEELLKTGNKVVATARKIEQIADLEAQYPETAKALVLDVTNAAQVTSTVAAAIAHFGHIDVLVNNAGYGITGAVEEVTREEYEPVFETNLFGLTQVTQAVLPHLRERKSGHILNLSSIGGLVGLPGWGFYNATKFAVEGLSEALAVEMAPLGIHVTIVEPGPFRTDFLGRSGVVAKQRISDYDVTAGKTRDYRDENTGKQAGDPLRAVHAMMQVVDSPNPPVHLVLGAVALKRFRAKLEAFQAEMSAWESVTLGADFPEGE, via the coding sequence ATGACTTCGACGCAAACCCGAACTTGGTTTATCACTGGAGCCTCAACTGGCTTTGGCCGCCTCCTGGCGGAAGAGTTGCTGAAAACTGGCAACAAGGTTGTGGCTACCGCACGGAAGATCGAGCAGATTGCCGATCTGGAAGCTCAATACCCTGAAACGGCAAAAGCGCTGGTGCTCGACGTCACCAATGCAGCGCAGGTTACTTCAACCGTTGCTGCGGCTATCGCGCACTTCGGCCACATCGACGTGCTGGTGAACAATGCTGGCTACGGTATTACCGGCGCGGTGGAAGAGGTGACGCGCGAGGAGTATGAGCCCGTCTTCGAGACGAACCTCTTCGGACTTACGCAAGTGACACAGGCGGTTCTGCCGCATCTGCGCGAACGGAAGTCGGGACACATTCTGAATCTCTCCTCGATTGGCGGACTGGTCGGATTGCCAGGCTGGGGCTTCTACAACGCCACGAAGTTTGCAGTTGAAGGGTTGTCGGAAGCGCTTGCGGTCGAGATGGCACCACTGGGTATTCATGTCACGATCGTCGAGCCGGGTCCGTTCCGAACGGACTTCTTAGGCCGATCCGGGGTCGTTGCGAAGCAGAGAATTTCTGACTACGACGTGACCGCTGGTAAGACGCGGGACTATCGAGATGAAAATACTGGTAAGCAGGCGGGTGACCCCCTGCGAGCCGTACACGCGATGATGCAGGTGGTAGATTCGCCAAACCCGCCGGTTCATCTCGTGTTGGGTGCAGTGGCATTGAAGCGTTTTCGCGCCAAGCTGGAGGCGTTTCAAGCAGAGATGTCTGCGTGGGAGTCTGTGACTTTAGGTGCTGATTTCCCGGAGGGCGAGTAA
- the rpiB gene encoding ribose 5-phosphate isomerase B, whose protein sequence is MKIAIAADHAGFPLKEEVRTFIAKLGHEVHDLGAYNTEPSDYADFAVLVGKELMAGTAERGILICGSGVGVCIAANKMPGVRASMCHDTYSAHQGVEHDQMNVLVLGARIIGSALAFECVETYLKAEFIAKEERFVRRLNKVKAIEKQYMPAASGTSFGS, encoded by the coding sequence ATGAAGATTGCCATTGCAGCCGATCACGCTGGGTTTCCTTTGAAGGAAGAGGTTCGTACGTTTATCGCCAAGCTGGGTCACGAGGTTCATGATCTTGGCGCGTACAACACGGAGCCTTCTGACTATGCGGACTTTGCGGTGCTCGTCGGCAAAGAGTTGATGGCGGGTACGGCGGAGCGTGGAATCCTGATCTGCGGCTCGGGTGTGGGTGTGTGTATCGCGGCGAACAAGATGCCAGGTGTTCGCGCGAGCATGTGCCATGATACCTACTCGGCGCACCAGGGCGTTGAGCACGACCAGATGAATGTGCTTGTACTTGGAGCGCGGATCATCGGGTCGGCGTTGGCGTTTGAGTGTGTTGAAACGTATCTGAAGGCAGAGTTTATCGCGAAGGAAGAGCGCTTCGTGCGACGGCTGAACAAGGTGAAGGCGATCGAGAAGCAGTACATGCCTGCCGCCTCCGGAACGAGCTTCGGTTCGTAA
- a CDS encoding glycoside hydrolase family 15 protein — protein sequence MSDLAASYRWLDDDGPAFGSPGLPPRWTSSRKDAIITAYAASSRIWYTVSHGTLNEIYYPTIDRPQIRDMELLFTDGETFFHEEKRDFDYDFQYINPDALAVRVAGGDREGRYRVTKEFISDPHHPVMLMNVKVTGDEAVLSRLKCYALLAPHLNGGGAGNSARSIEIAGQRAILAWKGDTSLAIGADCGFTRSSCGYVGTSDGFQDLSSDMKMDWHFGQALDGNIAVVGEIDVASNREFTIAIALGDGHHAALAGMMQTLSTPYDVHVKRFLLQWTRAGGPDHLAPAAMDGGTLMRISENVLLAHEDKTYSGAFIASASIPWGASKGDDDLGGYHLVWTRDMVQTATALLACGRTDTARRALVYLACTQRPDGSFAQNFWIDGTPYWTGIQLDEVAFPIILAWRLWKLDGLGNFDVVPFVEAAAAFLVRFAPVTQQERWEENAGYSPSTLAAVISGLICAADIARGHGSVELASFLETYADWIEANLDQWTTTDDGVLLEGVKRHYMRIRPPNTGEPFHNPKIPVGNIHLSNRGPDEQYDFEAREVIDAGFLELVRYGIRRADNPLIVDSLKVVDHCLKIETPFGPAWRRYNHDGYGQRKDGGPFEGWGQGRAWPLLGGERAHYELAAGGDVKPFIDAFEKFSSVGGMLPEQVWDYEDLPSEGMYFGKSAGSAQPLVWAHSEYLKLLRSTVDGQVFDRISAVEDRYSRPVHERDFHSLLEIYQTSRPVSELAAGLMLRIMDPKPFRVVYTFDDWQTTLHAESKAVGYPGSFADIFTTPEQTGTIVFTLQWTGDDQWLGRNVEVTLVSPDSQPAG from the coding sequence ATGAGCGATCTTGCTGCTTCGTACCGTTGGCTGGATGATGATGGACCCGCTTTTGGGTCGCCTGGCCTGCCTCCTCGATGGACCTCGAGTCGGAAGGACGCCATTATTACGGCGTATGCCGCTTCGAGCAGGATCTGGTACACCGTCTCGCACGGGACGCTGAATGAGATCTACTATCCGACGATTGATCGGCCGCAGATCCGTGACATGGAGCTGCTGTTCACGGATGGCGAGACCTTCTTTCACGAAGAGAAGCGGGACTTCGACTACGACTTTCAGTACATCAATCCGGATGCGTTGGCCGTGCGAGTGGCTGGCGGCGACCGCGAGGGGCGTTACAGGGTTACGAAGGAGTTCATCAGCGACCCGCACCATCCGGTGATGCTGATGAATGTGAAGGTTACGGGCGATGAGGCTGTGTTATCGCGACTGAAGTGCTACGCTCTGCTGGCACCACACCTGAACGGCGGCGGGGCGGGAAATTCGGCCCGGTCGATCGAGATTGCAGGTCAGCGAGCGATCCTGGCGTGGAAGGGTGACACCTCGCTCGCTATCGGTGCGGATTGCGGCTTTACGCGATCATCCTGCGGGTATGTGGGGACGAGCGATGGGTTTCAGGACCTATCGAGCGACATGAAGATGGACTGGCACTTTGGCCAGGCGCTGGACGGCAACATCGCCGTAGTGGGCGAGATCGACGTTGCGAGCAATCGGGAGTTTACGATCGCAATCGCGCTCGGGGACGGTCATCACGCGGCGCTTGCGGGAATGATGCAGACGCTCTCGACTCCCTACGACGTGCATGTGAAGCGCTTCCTGCTGCAGTGGACGCGTGCGGGTGGCCCGGATCATCTTGCTCCGGCGGCGATGGATGGTGGCACACTGATGAGGATCAGTGAAAACGTGCTGCTGGCGCATGAGGATAAGACGTATTCGGGTGCGTTTATTGCTTCGGCGTCGATACCATGGGGCGCATCGAAGGGCGACGACGATCTGGGTGGGTATCACCTGGTGTGGACTCGGGATATGGTGCAAACAGCGACGGCGCTGCTGGCTTGTGGACGGACGGATACGGCTCGGCGGGCGCTGGTCTACCTGGCGTGTACACAGCGGCCCGACGGGAGCTTTGCGCAGAACTTCTGGATCGACGGAACGCCGTACTGGACTGGAATCCAGTTGGACGAGGTGGCATTTCCGATCATCCTGGCATGGCGTTTGTGGAAGCTGGATGGATTGGGGAACTTTGATGTTGTTCCCTTTGTGGAGGCTGCGGCGGCGTTCCTGGTGCGGTTTGCTCCGGTGACGCAGCAGGAACGCTGGGAGGAGAATGCTGGTTACTCGCCCTCGACGCTGGCTGCGGTCATCTCGGGGCTGATCTGCGCGGCGGACATTGCGCGAGGTCATGGTTCGGTGGAACTGGCGAGCTTTCTTGAGACCTATGCGGACTGGATTGAAGCCAATCTTGACCAGTGGACGACGACGGATGACGGCGTTCTGCTCGAGGGCGTGAAGCGGCACTATATGCGGATCCGTCCCCCAAATACGGGAGAGCCGTTCCACAACCCGAAGATTCCTGTTGGGAATATCCATCTTTCAAACCGTGGGCCGGACGAGCAGTACGACTTCGAGGCGCGCGAGGTGATTGACGCGGGCTTCCTGGAACTGGTGCGGTACGGGATTCGTCGTGCGGATAACCCGTTGATTGTCGACTCACTGAAGGTGGTCGACCACTGCCTGAAGATCGAGACGCCGTTTGGACCTGCATGGCGACGGTATAACCATGATGGCTATGGGCAGCGAAAGGACGGCGGTCCGTTCGAGGGATGGGGCCAAGGTCGTGCGTGGCCGCTGCTTGGCGGTGAGCGAGCACATTACGAACTGGCGGCCGGGGGCGATGTGAAGCCGTTCATCGACGCGTTTGAGAAGTTCAGCTCGGTCGGTGGTATGTTGCCGGAGCAGGTGTGGGACTATGAGGACCTGCCTTCCGAGGGAATGTACTTCGGCAAGTCGGCAGGCTCGGCCCAGCCGCTGGTCTGGGCTCACTCGGAGTATCTGAAGCTGCTGCGGTCGACGGTGGATGGACAGGTATTTGACCGGATTTCGGCGGTGGAAGATCGGTACAGCCGGCCGGTACATGAGCGGGATTTCCACAGCCTGCTGGAGATCTACCAGACCTCGCGCCCGGTGAGCGAGCTGGCGGCTGGCCTGATGCTGCGGATTATGGATCCGAAGCCTTTCCGAGTGGTCTATACCTTCGATGACTGGCAGACGACGCTCCACGCGGAGTCGAAGGCTGTCGGCTATCCGGGATCTTTTGCGGACATCTTTACAACCCCGGAGCAGACGGGGACCATCGTGTTTACTTTGCAGTGGACCGGGGACGATCAATGGCTTGGCCGCAATGTTGAGGTCACCCTGGTCAGCCCTGATTCTCAACCCGCGGGGTGA
- the tkt gene encoding transketolase — MSDQQQELDQLSINTLRFLAVDQVEKAKNGHPGAPLGCAPIAYLLFHKFMKHDPKDPKWSDRDRFVLSNGHASALLYGVLHLSGYDLPMSQLEQFREWGSHTPGHPEYGETPGVEVTTGPLGQGFAEAVGLAIAEKHLAAVYNHENHTPVDHHTYVLCGDGDLMEGISHESSSLAGTLKLGKLIVLYDDNLISLDGPTELSFTEDVKKRFEAYHWHVQEVADGNDLEALTHAIQAAKAETTRPSLIKVRTVIGYGSPKAGTKGVHGEALGPEATKATKRNLNWPEDKSFYVPEEAGKNWGSLVEKGKTAHAEWQKKYEEYSKAYPEKAAEFDRRTAMKLADGWEKKLPVFPTDKPIATRNAGQVVMNAIADVVPELFGGAADLTSSTKTIFAKSENFHLDPKGRNVFFGVREFGMMAAVNGIAAHGGLIPFGSTFFTFSDYCRSALRMGALQSSHSLYIFTHDSIGLGADGPTHQPVEHLMALRAIPQLTDFRPADANEAAACWRLALERHSAAFMALSRQDLPVLDAEKYKIAEGVRHGAYALDDSGKDIILIATGSEVATIMEAAEKLKAEGIHASVVSMPSFRIYDEQNDAYKAKLMPEGTPKLAVEAGATMGWWKYVGHNGGIIGVDRFGASAPGPKVLEEFGISVSNIVAHAKKLVKK, encoded by the coding sequence ATGAGCGATCAGCAGCAGGAACTCGACCAGTTATCTATCAATACACTCCGCTTTCTCGCCGTCGACCAGGTCGAAAAGGCAAAGAATGGCCATCCCGGCGCCCCGTTAGGCTGCGCGCCGATTGCGTACCTGCTTTTCCACAAGTTTATGAAGCACGATCCAAAGGATCCCAAGTGGTCGGATCGGGACCGGTTTGTGCTTTCGAATGGCCACGCTTCGGCACTGCTGTACGGCGTGCTGCACCTTTCGGGATATGACCTGCCGATGTCGCAGTTGGAGCAGTTCCGCGAGTGGGGTTCGCACACGCCGGGGCATCCGGAGTATGGCGAGACGCCTGGCGTTGAGGTTACGACCGGCCCGCTTGGACAAGGTTTCGCCGAGGCTGTTGGCCTGGCGATCGCGGAGAAGCACCTCGCGGCGGTCTACAACCACGAGAATCACACGCCGGTCGACCACCACACTTATGTCCTTTGCGGCGATGGCGACCTGATGGAAGGCATCTCGCACGAATCCTCCTCGCTGGCTGGAACGTTGAAGCTGGGCAAGCTGATCGTGCTGTATGACGACAACCTCATTTCACTCGATGGGCCGACGGAACTCTCGTTTACCGAAGATGTGAAGAAGCGGTTTGAGGCCTACCACTGGCACGTCCAGGAGGTTGCGGACGGCAACGATCTCGAGGCGTTGACGCATGCGATCCAGGCGGCGAAGGCCGAGACGACGCGCCCGTCGCTGATCAAGGTACGGACGGTGATCGGCTACGGCAGCCCAAAGGCTGGGACGAAGGGTGTCCACGGCGAAGCGCTTGGACCGGAAGCGACCAAGGCTACGAAGCGCAACCTGAACTGGCCTGAGGACAAGAGCTTCTACGTGCCGGAGGAGGCGGGCAAGAACTGGGGCTCGCTGGTTGAAAAGGGCAAGACAGCTCATGCCGAGTGGCAGAAGAAGTATGAGGAGTACTCGAAGGCCTACCCGGAGAAGGCTGCTGAATTCGACCGTCGCACGGCGATGAAGCTGGCCGATGGCTGGGAGAAGAAGCTGCCGGTATTTCCAACGGATAAGCCGATCGCTACCCGCAACGCAGGCCAGGTTGTCATGAACGCGATCGCGGATGTTGTGCCTGAGTTGTTTGGCGGTGCGGCCGACCTCACCAGTTCGACGAAGACGATCTTCGCCAAGTCGGAGAACTTCCATCTTGATCCGAAGGGCCGGAACGTTTTCTTCGGCGTGCGCGAGTTCGGCATGATGGCGGCTGTGAATGGGATCGCGGCGCACGGCGGCTTGATTCCGTTTGGTTCGACCTTCTTCACCTTCTCGGACTACTGCCGTTCGGCGCTACGCATGGGCGCTCTGCAGTCGTCGCATTCGCTCTACATCTTTACGCATGATTCGATTGGCCTTGGCGCTGATGGTCCGACCCACCAGCCTGTGGAGCACCTGATGGCTCTGCGCGCGATTCCGCAGCTTACGGACTTCCGTCCAGCGGATGCGAACGAGGCCGCTGCCTGCTGGCGGCTGGCGCTCGAGCGGCACAGTGCGGCGTTTATGGCGCTGTCGCGTCAGGATCTGCCGGTACTTGATGCAGAGAAGTACAAGATCGCCGAGGGTGTCCGGCACGGTGCTTATGCGCTCGATGACTCGGGCAAGGACATCATCCTGATCGCGACTGGCTCGGAGGTGGCGACCATTATGGAAGCTGCTGAGAAGCTGAAAGCCGAGGGCATCCATGCTTCGGTGGTCTCGATGCCGAGCTTCAGGATCTACGACGAGCAGAACGATGCCTATAAGGCGAAGCTGATGCCGGAAGGTACACCGAAGCTTGCTGTCGAAGCCGGTGCGACGATGGGTTGGTGGAAGTATGTCGGCCACAACGGCGGCATCATCGGCGTGGATCGCTTTGGCGCATCTGCTCCCGGACCGAAGGTGCTGGAGGAGTTTGGCATCAGCGTGTCGAACATTGTGGCGCACGCAAAGAAACTAGTAAAGAAGTAG